A single Carettochelys insculpta isolate YL-2023 chromosome 2, ASM3395843v1, whole genome shotgun sequence DNA region contains:
- the CCDC201 gene encoding coiled-coil domain-containing protein 201 — protein sequence MSTDEDSFLNIKRSLKKAAVKHSTPVDSMFSQSMLSLVDMTNPSMREQNISKRIYGSPMPKSSFQKQASAQEQLMHLDKLISQVTFPRKLSTLLDPEESGDEMSHSSWATVPRRRLSTVLASEESTEEPSFKTMPPSVVSAAAEVPGEPSKKTAKATSKSPFAWLLSEIPGIKDPTARKRRKRTFEKKLLEVKQREWELRQLKNIEEATRHELTIEEV from the exons ATGTCAACAGACGAAGATTCTTTCTTAAACATCAAAAGATCTTTGAAAAAGGCAGCAGTGAAACACAGTACGCCAGTGGATTCGATGTTCTCCCAAAGTATGTTATCTCTGGTGGATATGACGAATCCATCTATGAGAGAACAAAACATCAGTAAGAGAATCTATGGGTCCCCAATGCCAAAATCATCCTTCCAGAAACAAGCATCAGCCCAAGAACAACTAATGCACCTTGACAAGCTCATTTCTCAAGTCACTTTTCCAAGAAAGCTTTCCACATTATTGGACCCTGAGGAATCAGGTGATGAGATGAGCCACAGCTCTTGGGCTACAGTTCCAAGAAGAAGGCTTTCAACAGTTTTGGCTTCAGAGGAATCTACTGAAGAGCCAAGCTTCAAGACCATGCCTCCCTCTGTAGTAAGTGCAGCAGCTGAAGTCCCTGGTGAACCATCTAAGAAGACAGCCAAAGCAACTTCTAAAAGTCCATTTGCATGGCTGCTTAGTGAAATTCCTGGGATAAAAGATCCCACagcaagaaaaagaagaaaaaggacatttgaaaaaaaacttttg gaaGTGAAGCAGCGAGAATGGGAATTACGTCAGCTAAAAAATATCGAAGAGGCAACTAGACATGAGCTGACCATTGAAGAAGTCTGA